One Nymphaea colorata isolate Beijing-Zhang1983 chromosome 12, ASM883128v2, whole genome shotgun sequence genomic window, ATCCTTGATTCCAATCACCTGGAACTTTCGTTTCAAAGCCATGAGGACAAGTGCATGTAGGGGATGGTCTATAAATACAAATTCCATTTTCCCAACAAAGGCCATGGACTCTACATCTCTCCAAATCTGGCATCGATGAAACTTCCCAGTCTTTTATTGTATGATTTAGGCTATAGAGCCTGAGAGTACTATCAAGATCCATTGTTAATCTTCTCTTGACTCCTAAACCAATATCTGATGGAGAAAAGTTCATCCTATCGCTTGAGGTAAATCGACCCATGTCATCAAGAATTGGTACCTTGAACTATTATAACCATTGAAGGAAGTTCAATGGAAAAGGCATTACAGATTGACATACATAATCAGCTATAGAGGCGAAAAGGTCAGCCATTTTGGAAATACTTTAAAGAGCAGGAATCATATTACATGGTCTGTTGGAGAGTTTTGGGTTATTTGAGTACTTTAATCAAATTGTAACATTACTACTAAAGTACCATGATTTTGGTGCAGTGACATTGATAATTAATGCTAGAAATGAACTTGCAGAGTATTTACTGCAACTTATTGTCGACCAACATGTTAGAGGTATTTGAGGGTTTTATAATTTAGCATGTAACTTGGAAGAGTCATGAAAGTGCTGAAGATAATTTATAAGTATATTTAAGTGAATGATGATTCTATCTATTCTGAGTTACCTAGCCATCTAATTAGGTCCGTCCATCTAAAGGAGATAGATGGTTGAGaagaaaacaatgagaaaaatttgtGACCTAATATTATACGATGAAAATGTCCACCACATTTTACATGCAAGACCATTAATAATGCTGTTAAAATTATGGTTCTTTTATTGAACCAGTTTAGATTAAAGAATGAAGAAGTTAGTCTAAGTCAactaaaactgaaatttttaattgattaaaattttgaattagaaaTTAAGAAGTACAtggctaaaaagaaaaaaggaagaaaaaccatCAAATGAACTTAAGTATACTTTATTGGATTGACATATCTTTGTTGTTTATTTAATTGGCAACGTTGAAAAGTGAGGAGAATCGgattaagaaatatattttctgaacaGTACTATCCGTATGTGATTTACATTGGTTTGTTTCCTGAGAATTATTATAGCATGATTCGTATTTCAAACATATAAGGACATTTGGATGAGACCCTCAAAAGCCAAGTTTTGCCAAAATTAAGGGGTGTTTGGCTGACACGTCATCATTAAACAcaattttatgaaaacttgGAAATTTTTGCTAGTGAAACTCAGTTTTGTAAAAATTGGGTGTTACGacaaccatttttttaatgagtttaaGAACTTGCAAGTGAATGtattaattgattcatttgcttGAATGTCATATCCAATGCTGGGCTTTTATACGGATAATATGAGGGGAATCAAGTTCTAtcaaagttgaattctttcTCAAAAAGTAAGTAGTTTTGCCGCATTCAAATGACCCCATGCTCTTCTAAGTCTTCTAATATGCATGGccacaagaaaagaataaaaagtaaaaaatgcatCAGTTATGCCTTCAAAGTAATGAAGCAAGTACCGGGTCCTTCCGTTCTCGAAGACATTGTTGGGCCCATCGTAAACGAAACTCAGCACATTGTCGTCATTGAAGTGGGCAACGTAATACCCCGTGGTGTAAATGCCTTCCGCTGCTCTCGACACTAACCGCAAGGACCTCGTTAATGGCTGCCCTGGCAGCAATGTGTCCGTCGGGTGGTCGAAGCTCTGCCACACCAATTTCCTCTTCCCGTCCATCAGCACCAGGTGCCCCGTTTCCCACAACTTCGCAACCTCTCCGTCACCGGCGCTGGTGGTGGCCGTCGTCCAGACGCCTCTGCGGTCTGCATCCAGCAGGGCGAGATCGCCTCTCTTTCGGAGGGATAACCGAGAGCCCCTGCTGTTCACAGGCCAGTCCCTGTTAGCCATCCAGACGACCGTCTTTTGTCGGTCGAGCGTCTCAGAAAACAAGATGGCAAAGGAGAAAGCGTTATCGCCCACTTGGTAGAACCCTGCCTTGAATGTTCCTTTCTCTGAAATAAGAACGTCCGCGGAAGACCTCTCCACAGAGAGGGAGCCAACTCGGTACAGGACATTCGAAGGCGGAGAAGAGGCAAGGATGAAGGGAAGAGCTGTTACCATGATAAAGAAGAGACAACTGCATCCCACACACAGATGTAATGATCCTCCTGAAGAGAACAGCTGaagccctttctctttctccgcCAAGAGGACTTAGGGTGGTTTCGTGAGAAGAGAAGCAGTGCACCGGTTAGTTAAAAACACGAAAATCAAATTGAGATCAGATTTGCACTGGTTCATTAGTTCAACCAGTCACCTCTAAGTTCTTTCTGAGAAAAAGAGAGTAGAGAAGGAGAAAAGACGCTGGTGGCTGGTGAAGTAGGCCGTGATCTTGTCCTTATAACTTGCATTGAGTATACAAACAGCGGGTCAACTACTCTTTACTTGAATCGAATGCCTCCATCAACGGATAAGGAATTTAAGGCCACAGTCCTTGACTTTGAGTTCATGGAGGAAATCCACTGAATGTCTCTTCACACCCTTTGCATAAAAGTTGTGCatatgtaatgaccaaaatatctctaaaaattaaaaaggaagatttttaaaatgacaaaaatgggttatgaaaaaagttaaaagtttaaaatgaatattttcttaaaaaaaaaatctaaaataccCTAACCCTCCTTTCTTTTGCAGATTTTATAGAACACCCAGTCCAGTTCTGGCCGTTGGATCTGGGGTCGATCCTCGACTGCACTCTGAAGGAGTGTTGTCGCCGTAGGATGTGGTTTCTCGTGACATGATTGGATGAAATTTGAATGGCAAGATTGGTAGCCAATGGCACAAATTGATATTTACCTGGCGGCTGCCAACTTAAGGAAAAATTACATCTTAGTcgtccttcttccttttctcgtTTAATAGTACAGACGGCTCAGATGTAAGTATCACCGAGTTAATGTGATCGCATTATCGCATATCAGAGCAAGATGCTATTGGAGATCGAAGGCCAACTACTACGTGCATTTGGGCTCTAATTTTAGTCGAATTTTGATGCCAGATTTGATTTACAGGGATTTACATTGCAGCTTCTCAGTAAATAAATTGAAGTTCTTGTTCTATATTTTCACAATAAAGTATAATATGACTAATATTATTAACAAAATTGGTTCTCCTTGCTTATGGTATGCACCGTCAAGCTCAGATTCTGAATAACATGTACTCTGAATGAGcatatatttgatttggtttGACATGCAGTGGATTAGAATCGGACATAAGTTTTACTATCCGATTTATTGGATATTTGTGTATTGAAATTCAAATGTGAGTGACGAAAAAATGTAATGCCATATCCAAAACTGTTTTTAAATTCgcgatttgaatttgatttgaattatGCTTTTGTTTTGACGTCTAAATTTGAGTCTGACTTTTGAATCGAAATGTTAAGTACCAGCTTTCAAAAATGACATGCTTATTGGATGCAAagcattttgtttaaaattaaaattgaatttaaactCTAATCCgattagatatttatttaaacccAAAGCCAAATCCGATCTAATGTCATTTTATATATGAAgctaatctgattttttaactaaaattccttttctttcatttgatatacatatatatatatatatatatatatatatatatatatatatatatatatatatatatatgtgtgtgtgtgtaagcaGTTCGATTGGAGGATAATCGATTGCACTACGATTCATTTGACGCCTCTGTTCCAAGTCTACGTGGTGCTCTCAAAAGAATCTCCATTCTGAATGTTTTGGTGAGatgatatttttccttttttaatccAACTTTATGGGTAACCAATTTCTAAAGTATGACCAAACATGAAATAATAATGTCGTAATAAGTCTCATCGACattttagaatatatatatatataggtagatGATGCTTACGTGCATGACCACAATAAAATTTTGGTCATTCGTCTTCCAAGATGAcaagccaaaagaaaatcaagaagaaaaatgagataatatattttagtcatctaacattaactaacaattttttttctctttgagttTATCTCAGCCATCCATCTTGAAAAAATGGAAGTCCAATATGGCTCCATATGAATCATGCACCTAAGGTTAGGTACCCACCAATTGAATGGTAACAACACATTTAGTGGGCATCAAACCTAAGTCCTCTGATCTGCAACCAGACGCTAGTGCTTCCCCTTTTCTCTCGCAGAGTTTATGGTGTGGGAGGTAGAGGTTAagcacaataaataaataaataacaaccAATAGATAGATGGCCCTGGTTTAATATTTACCTTGAAAGGactatatttatgtatatgtatatatatatatatatatatatatatatatataagattaaaaaaaacacaaagtaTGGAGGCTACTTTATGTAAAGAAAAAACTTTACAAAGTATTGGGTGGACTAGAATGGGTCCATTCTGGTTCATTTACGTATGGGTTGTTTGGATTCTTGGCAGCTTATGTAAAGCAATAGACTAATAGTCGTAATAGCAATGCCATCTTCGCGTATGCCCtcctttgtttctttccttcattgttGATTCTATAATCTTCATCACTTTTACATCTTTCGTTCTGCCACAATCTCGTTTTAACATGCTTTTTTCTAAAATCAGTTTCATTGTAGttataagacaaaaaaaatttcaagacgCGCTTACTGATTTGATCCAATGAATGAATTTTCAAGTTCATTCAACCCAATCTTTACCCAAAATATAGAGTATGATAGGTAAAGTATAAAGATCATGAGGAAgtgttttcatttatatatcTATCTTGCAGACAGCGTGCTTGCAATGGGTATATGCATTTCCATTTATTTGCTTCAGCTAGTTGTTGAAACGATCTTGAAAAGACCAATCAATCGAATACTCCAAAAACAGCCATGGACACACCAACTATTCATATTGCAGgggaaatatatattttggaaattataaAATTGCTTGTCACATGTTGTGAGGGCCACCAATTTTATCATGTATACACCTGTTTCTTGATCAATTCTTGGAAATTTGATAACCTTCTGTCACTATATGGATAGGGAAAGCTTAGATCCGACAAAATTTATCGTTGGCAGAAATTTGGTAAAATGTGACAATTGAAATAAACATCATGTGCTTCtttgtaatgaaaaaaatgaaaattgaaaacaatCATCTCCAAGTACTCTAATCAGGCTTCTAAAAGCCCTTACACTGTGATTAAGCGTTATTGGAGAAGGCCACGCATGATAGATACATATAGCCACATAGACATTTTATTTcaagcagtggcagagccaagatttttttggttgatgagCACTCGAGTCATCAGCTCGGGTATGGTGTAGGCACCTCACGTAATTTATAAGTCATCTTAATTTTTGGCATACATCAGCCCCCATGTGTCTCTGCGCCACTGATTTCAAGGATAGATAGGCTAAGCTATGTCATAGGGACAAGTTAATTTGGACATGCGTCATGGACCGGCTGATAGAGACTTTATGTACATAACATATTATTTCATCACTATCTATCTTTCTTGGAGATATAAACAGTTCAGATTCAGGTAAGATATGGCTTAATTAGTTTCAGCTTTGAGTGATCATACTTTCTAAATTAACAAATTTGAGATCAGATTAGCATAAGATctgacatttatatgtaatcgggaccaaaatatattttcatctGATAAATCAGATATCAGATTTCAATTTCAAAGAACTGCATATCGAATCCATGTCCATTTTAGTATAATCGAATATGAATGTGTCTACAGCCCGGTGACAACCCCAACCTCGTTTGATTTTGAGCACTTTCGTAAATAAACTATGCAAATTGAAACAAAATATTCTCTTTTATGgatgaaaaatgggaaaatatgTCTTTTAGTTTAAACTTCAAATATATGAATCGTCCTTGTCGCACAATGCTGTTCTTGTTACATATAAGAGGATGTTTGTTTATTCTTCTATGGGATACCAAGAACCTGACGTTTTGTTCTTGGTGTTTGGACCACAAGAGAAGAACAAACTGTTCCAAGAGGGGCCAAATTTGTTTCAGGTGGAACGGATATTGTACCGCTCAAAGTGGGTAGTTTTTCCATGCACCTAGTGTTTGCATCTGCCACTATTAATGGTCCACCAAAAATGTAGAGTATGATAGGTAAAGTATAAAGATCATGAGGAAGTGTTTCATTTATATATCTATCTTGCAGACAGCGTGCTTGCAATGGGTATATGCATTTCCATATCAGCTATTAATGGTCcaccaaaaaaacatgttccACATTAATCAAACTTAGAGCAGTGCATTGTGATTGCATGAAATGATCCAACTTGTTCTTGGCTGCAAATAATGGTAAACACGACAATATCTAGCTAAAAGGTGTATCGTAGGTCTACTCAGGTCCCAAAGCAAACAAGACTTTGATGGTGTAAAGGTATAGCAATGTAGATTTTATATTAAAAGCAGCTTCCTCTAAGcaaacactaaaataaaatctGATTCTAGTCTATAGGAAAAGAGCAGCCTGCTAGCCTGCTGGGGATCGATCCCCTGTTGGAAGGATTGTCTAGGCAACAAttacgtttttttcattttcttgttctatttattaaaaaaaatcaataaagttTGATGTATGGATCAATTATTAGCATGTGACGAAATGGCTGCGATtgtaagtttttaaaatctgatgcAGTGGTTTAACTTAGGTAgcttattttgaatttttttaaggaatTTTATAGGTTTTGCGTTTCGCATCACTGGATTTATGGAAAACAATGTAAATAGTAGTTgaaacttttctttattaagTTTAAGTTTAATGCCGAATATTTCTTTGTTTAGGTTAATTTTTCCAAAGTTTTTGCAAAGCGAACCAGAACTTCGACGGTGTAAAGGTGTAGCAATGTAGATTTTACATTAAAAGCAGTTTCCTCTAAGCAACCACTAAAATAAAATCAGATACTCGTCTATAGGAAAAGAGCATAGAATGGTTTCTGCAAATTAGTCACACATTAGCTAACGGTTGTTAACATTTAAGTACATTTTGGAGAACCTTAACAAAATTGACTTTGTAAAGGTTTTTATAAATTAGTCACACATTAGCTATTGGTTGTTAACAATTAAGTGGATTGATTAGTGGATTGATTTTTCCCATTCAGTATTGAGAGAAGACGTTGTGAATTTGCAATAAATTATTATAATCCcctatatatattctttttctccCAGCCGCTTGTATGAACTAAATCAATGGCTAAGATAATTTCTGATCGGTGTAACACTTGATAGTCTGGtatttatttgatatatatatatataggcacacacacacagatatatatatatatatcatataaaaagagagaaaataatcaTATATAAGCTTTGTACCTGGAAGAGTTTTAGTATTCATGATAATCACATTTAATGTGTAATAGAACTAATGTACCGAGAAGTTTATTCTCGCACATAATGTTGCAGCTACATATTTTAGTGCTAGGATAAATCCAATAATCCTCAAAATACATGGCGTTTAACGGAAGTTAGCAGGTACTCATTCTTCTACTTTATCTCGATATTGAAAattagttcttcttcttcttcttcatcatcatcatcatcatcatcttcttcttcttcttcttcttcatcatcatcatcatcttcttcttcttcttcttcttcttcttcttcttcttcttcttcttcttcatcatcatcatcatcttcatcttcttcttcttcttcttcatcatcatcatcatcttcatcttcttcttcttcttcttctgctgctgctccTGTCTTAGAGCTTGTTTGCGCAAGGGGCTTCAAAAAGCTGGTGTTCCTATCCGGTGTCAACAGCTTGCAGATTACATACTCCTCCTGGTCGTTGCACAATTCCAAGTAACATTAATCCAACAAGGTTTGATCAAAAAAGTAAAACCCAACTTGCAAACAAGTGAAAGACCTATTCTTCTGGGTTTAACCATATAAGCAGTCATTATAATCGGACCAAGTATGCTCGGTTGCTTTTATTAGTAGTTGCAGTAGAGTAACTTCCACTGATATAGCGAAAGTTTCACCCTAAATCCATGGTTGTCAAGCTAAGGACCTTAACTTGGCTTCCACATTTTATGTTTCTGTATCAGCAAAAAGTCTACTTAAGATAAGAAGGAGAGTCCATAGATATAAAATCCTGAAAATCGTATATCATATTAGATGTAAAATTAATGATTCCAACCTTAATAAAAACACATGCATGAGTAAGTTAACTTGATTGGTCGGATCATCTATCATCCTTTCAATAACTCTTGATTGCTCAATATTTTAATCAAATTATATGTTATGATGAAttcaacatcaaattttcatgaaatttataaGGAGAGATGCAGATGAGAGGACGTGATGGGGAGTACAATTTTTTATGACTCCATGCATAATAGTTATGTCCCTAATGTATAGTCCATATAAATGCACGTGAAAACATGTGCACACAGACATTgaaactggttatatgcataAGTCTGTATACAAGTGCACTTACAGACCTATGCACGGTACACAGGCCTATGTGCATGATGCGAACCCCTCGAAAGTAGAACAGGTAAGACATATGTCAAGCTGTGCATGGTGCACCCCAGTGTATATAACCACCTCTCAATATGCATACACAAAGCATCGGGGAACAAAAATAAATGTGGTTTAGTGCTTACTTCAGAATATGGTaggttgagtcgagctcgacatGCTTCATCAAGACAATATTCATCAAGGTACCAGGCAGTGGGCTTCAATTTATCATTTTCCCGAACATAGTATCGGAAGGTTGTCTTGGTTCCAAGTGGTCTCCCTTCCTTGTCGTTCACTTCTACGTCGTCGCCATGTATTTTCCAGAACCCCTTGTCACTGCTCCTGGTCTCTGTCCTCCTTGCGAAATAGCACCATTTTAGATTACCAGCAGCATTCCCTGTATAAAAATggcaaaagaaaagggaaaagaacgAAGAGAGATTAGGAAAACATTGTTGGTGACAGATTTTTTGTAGTTCGAgaaaacttctctctctctctctctctctctctctctctctctctctctctctttcttggcaTGAAAACAATTGGTCAGGTTGAGTGGTATGTTATAGTTATGCATGTCCTTTGTTTGAATCTTAGAGGGTGCTATCCAGATGGTATTGAGGAATGTTGATTTTGAAGTTATGAGGGTCATTATGAGGCCAAGTGAGCTGGTTCTTATCCCTcctttctctccttcctctccctTTCTGCAAGATAAAACTTCAAGACCAGTACCATCCTAGAGTCCATGCTTGTTTTAGCTTTATCAAGGAGGTTAGTGTCCACAAGAATCGAACAGAGTTTTACTAGTGCATGGCTGGCCCGACGACCTAGGGTAAATCCGTCCTAACACAACTTTTTCTTAGCATGCGCCTGGCCCAACTAGCTACATTAAACGCTTTCTAACATAAcattttttgtatcttttttttttcaacttctttgTTAGTATATAAATGTGCATACAAGGTCAGAGCTTGAAGGCGAGCAAGGGCCATGGTTACTGAGATTTTAGGGGGAAAAAATACTGGTTATGATTCTTTTTAAAACACTAAACTTTTTGATAAATGCATCTTGCCCCCTGAGGTTCCAATAAATTACAAAATTAATTGAGCCAAAAGGCATTAAACATGCTATTTTGGCCAAGAAAAAGAATAGATAAAAGTATACATGTTATGTTGCAGCTAAGATGttccaaatgagagagagagaaagcctaTACCCATCATCTGCCCGGGATGATAATCGTAGAAATCACCATCCTGATTCAACTTCCCCTTACTGGGGTCGGTATTCTTATTCTTTGGGATCAAGTAAGACTCGATCAACTCGGTGTCTGTTGGCAACATGATTAGAAACCTAagttactttttctttctctagcCTTTAGACTGAGTTTTACATGCAAGGAGCCTCCATTTATACGTGGAAAAGAATGTGGCTTGATTTTCTTTGTAGTTATGCATTACTTCCATACAGATGGCATTTCCTTTCATAATTCGAGTAAATATGATTGGTTTTGGTGCATGACACTTTTGACTCCTCACGGGGGGGGAGATCAttcccttttttctcattttttattagaTTCCCCTGGCCAAATCTTTTTCATCCatataaatttattaaaaatcttGTGAAGTTGAAGTTTGGAATTAGGCTGGGATTTAAAAGTTGGGTTTAGATTCGATTGAAAttttaaaacgaaaaaatggGCTCAAATATGGTACAAAGACtttaatttcattcattttcatttgaatgcAAACATGTAAATCAAATGTGGTCAAGGTGCATGAATAGGAATATTCTGTGCATGAATAGGAATATTCTGATTCGTCCACATCTCTACTCCTTCCAAACTTTTTCATgcattcaaaatttcatgttccTTTAGGAGATTGCTCACAATGACATATTTcgtatatgtgtatataaaaaGTAATGCTTTAGGGGGTACCACATTATAATATGTTAAGAACTGACTTTCAAAATATTTGGA contains:
- the LOC116265328 gene encoding putative receptor protein kinase ZmPK1, translating into MVTALPFILASSPPSNVLYRVGSLSVERSSADVLISEKGTFKAGFYQVGDNAFSFAILFSETLDRQKTVVWMANRDWPVNSRGSRLSLRKRGDLALLDADRRGVWTTATTSAGDGEVAKLWETGHLVLMDGKRKLVWQSFDHPTDTLLPGQPLTRSLRLVSRAAEGIYTTGYYVAHFNDDNVLSFVYDGPNNVFENGRTRYLLHYFEGITDAFFTFYSFLVAMHIRRLRRAWGHLNAAKLLTF